A window of Synchiropus splendidus isolate RoL2022-P1 chromosome 9, RoL_Sspl_1.0, whole genome shotgun sequence contains these coding sequences:
- the znf503 gene encoding zinc finger protein 503, producing the protein MSTSPSVSAPNNPNNNSSDRLRAAWESSSCRNSSSSQPVLHPEPPSDPTRQAKRLPIKVLKMLTARSGHILHPEYLQPLPSTPVSPIELDAKKSPLALLAQTCSQIGKPDPPPSSKLSSVSANGSSEKESKSGPLKLSDIGVDDKSSFKPYSKPSDKKDSSSSAGAEKSGFRVPSATCQPFTPRTGSPNSSSTSASPMPSEVKCSERDEKKESDCNKGGSPDGTGTTSHSRISVSCGGINVEVNQHQETTHGAKATSTSEAVTSVSSASVLGSGLVAPVSPYKPGQTVFPLPPAGMTYPGSLAGAYAGYPQHFLPHGGSLVNAQLAGSLGCSKAGSSPLAGASPPSIMSASLCRDPYCLSYHCASHLAGAASANCTHDSALKSSYPLMYPTHPIPGVHSSAPSFSGHPLYPYGFMLPNDPLPHVCNWVSANGPCDKRFSTSEELLNHLRTHTAFTGAEKLISGYPGSSSLASAAAAAMACHMHMPPSGAPGSPGTLALRSPHHALGLSSRYHPYSKSPLPTPGAPVPVPAATGPYYSPYALYGQRLTTASALGYQ; encoded by the exons ATGAGCACATCGCCCTCGGTGTCTGCTCCGAATAATCCGAATAATAACAGCAGCGATCGCCTCCGCGCCGCCTGGGAAAGCAGCAGTTGTCGGAATAGCAGCTCCAGCCAGCCCGTCCTCCACCCAGAACCTCCGTCTGACCCAACACGGCAAGCGAAGCGACTTCCTATCAAGGTTTTGAAAATGCTCACCGCACGGTCGGGACACATTTTGCACCCGGAGTACCTGCAGCCGCTGCCGTCTACTCCGGTCAGCCCGATCGAg CTGGACGCAAAGAAAAGTCCGCTGGCTCTTCTGGCTCAGACCTGCTCGCAGATCGGCAAGCCGGACCCGCCGCCCTCCTCCAAACTCTCCTCCGTCTCCGCCAATGGATCTAGCGAGAAGGAATCTAAATCCGGTCCCTTAAAGCTGAGCGACATCGGCGTGGACGACAAGTCCAGCTTCAAGCCCTACTCCAAGCCCTCCGACAAGAAGGACTCGTCGTCCTCCGCGGGCGCGGAGAAGTCCGGTTTCCGAGTGCCGAGCGCCACCTGCCAGCCGTTTACGCCGAGGACCGGCAGCCCCAACTCCTCCAGCACCTCCGCTTCCCCGATGCCGTCCGAGGTTAAGTGCAGCGAGCGGGACGAGAAAAAGGAGAGCGACTGCAACAAAGGCGGCTCTCCGGACGGCACCGGAACCACCAGTCACAGCAGGATAAGCGTGAGTTGCGGTGGGATTAACGTGGAGGTGAACCAGCACCAGGAGACCACGCACGGCGCGAAGGCGACTTCCACGTCGGAGGCTGTAACTTCGGTCAGCTCCGCGTCTGTGCTCGGATCTGGACTTGTGGCGCCGGTGTCTCCGTACAAGCCGGGCCAGACTGTTTTCCCGCTGCCGCCTGCAGGCATGACGTACCCGGGGAGTTTAGCGGGGGCTTACGCCGGGTACCCCCAACACTTTCTCCCGCACGGTGGGAGCCTGGTGAACGCGCAGCTGGCCGGCTCCCTGGGCTGCAGCAAGGCGGGCTCCAGCCCGCTGGCCGGGGCTTCTCCTCCGTCCATCATGTCCGCCAGCCTGTGCAGAGACCCTTACTGCCTGAGCTACCACTGTGCCAGCCACCTCGCGGGGGCAGCCAGCGCCAACTGCACCCACGACTCTGCGCTCAAGTCCAGCTACCCCCTCATGTACCCCACGCACCCCATCCCGGGGGTCCACTCCTCGGCACCATCCTTCAGCGGTCACCCCTTGTACCCCTACGGCTTCATGCTCCCCAACGACCCCCTCCCTCACGTGTGTAACTGGGTCTCCGCCAATGGACCGTGTGATAAGCGTTTCTCCACCTCGGAGGAGCTTCTGAACCACCTGAGGACTCACACAGCTTTCACCGGAGCGGAGAAGTTAATCTCGGGGTACCCGGGCTCTTCTTCGCTGGCCAGCGCCGCGGCAGCAGCCATGGCGTGTCACATGCACATGCCCCCGTCAGGGGCCCCCGGGAGCCCAGGGACTCTAGCTCTCCGGAGCCCGCACCACGCACTAGGACTCAGCAGCCGCTATCACCCCTACTCCAAAAGCCCCCTGCCGACCCCCGGCGCCCCGGTCCCCGTCCCCGCTGCCACTGGTCCTTACTACTCCCCATACGCACTGTACGGCCAGAGACTGACCACAGCGTCCGCGCTTGGATACCAGTGA